TGGGAACATAACTTGTTCTTCTAATCAACAGACTTCAACAAAAGCAGACAACGTGTGAAGCAAGAACAAAGAAGGTTAACATGTCTTGGTCCTATACCTTGGAATCCTTTTTTATTTCCAATTTTTGGTGTGTTGCGTTTTTGGCCAACAACAGGTCCACAAGATTATCCTGATAAAGCTCAACCATATATGCCTGCGTATCATATGAAAGTCAAAATAAATCACTTTGTTAATAGTACAACTGTTGTTTACATAGGCCAAATAAATAGGTATCATCCAATGCATATAAATGTATTTAAGGATGCACACGAAAAAATTGTTACCTTCAAAGAAAATGAATATTTGTGACCATCACGCTTTATCACCCTAAAAAGTTCAGAGGTAGCCCTTGGGGTAAGACCAGGATTGTTTTCAGATCCATAAATTGTAAAAGTTTTTCCAGAACCAGTTTGCCCATAAGCAAATATACAAACATTATATCCATCAACGGCCGATTGAACTAGATACTGCATCACAAAATTCATGATAAACACATGGAGTCCAATTGCAAATAATCTAATGAGCACATGTATGTTAAAAAGAAGTGTTAAAAAAAAGGTCACCTTCGTGTCCTCAAATACTTCTTCTTGGGTAGTGTTAGCATCAAAAACACGGtcatatatatgttgttttgaCTTGTCATCTTTCCATGGATGTGCAACTGTAAACTCATCAGGGCTGCAAACAATATTCTTGTCCTTTTCAATGAGctccttatcatttagaggacgCAGACGACAAAAAACTCTTATTTTTCCCTTCATATCTGTGAGCAATTATGATTCAATTAGAAACCAAGATATCATAAAATACTATAAGAACTAAAGAAAAGTAACTTCTATTTCTAGCATACCTTCAATTGTGTTATAATAACGCTTTCTCAGAACCTGCTCTTGCTTATAAAGATTTTCAAGCTCAATCAATTGTGCTCCTTGCCTTTTAAGAATCTCAGCAGTCTGTTGGTTTTTTCTGTCCACATCCTGAAATACGAAAAATAGAATTTTACAAATTTCTGAAGGTCCTATAAGAATATTGAATGTACTTGTCATATATCTTGTACGTACCGCTTTGAACTCTCGTAACTCGTCAAGTTCTTTGAGACTGTTTTGCAATGTATCCACCTCAGCATTTCTTAAGGCAAGAGTCGATTCAGTAACATTCAGGGAACGTGTTCTGCTTTCCAGTTTTTGCTCCAATTCAGCAATACGAGATTTCAGCTTGCAACATTCATCCTCATAAACTCTTTCCATATTACTTTTCTGTATAGTTGAAGAAACCATATATACTCAAaaatatgaaacaaaaaaaactatGCAATGCTCACAGTGAACTATAATTAGGGGATCCAGGATAAGCAAAAGAAAACCTCTTCACTTTTTGCTCTTTCAAGCCTTTGAACCTTCTGGTCAAGCAGATTATTTTCCATTGTTAATTTCTTTGATAATTCCTTGGATGCATCAAGCTCCTTCTTACAGGATTTTAACTCCTCCTCAAGCTTTGCTAACATCTGTTCAGAACCCCCAAAAGGTCAAATGTATAATAACaatttgcaaacctagggttgGCTACAAAAGATACGAGCAAATCATTTAAGAcaaaacacagccttagagatATCTAATTGTTCTAAGGTACCTCAATGCTATTATTGACAGTGCCTACAGTTGGGAGAGTATCTCTCTCAAAATGATTTCCTGATACTCCTGTTCTATTACTGCTTTCTTGGCCCTGACCACTTTTTAATCTGGTCTCCAGTCTAGTTTTCTCCATCAGTGAAGCCTGATAAAATTGCAAGTTAGATTATACAAAATATTTAACCAAGCTGACAGTTTATCGCCATACCTGCAAAGAGGAGTCCTTTTCATCACAAAGGGATTTTAGTTTATCAAGATCATTTGTTACTTCTTTAATGCTTTGCCGTTCAGATTGCAAGGTATCCCTCAGACCTTCTAATTCTTTTTGCATATCTCTTTCTTGTTTTGTCTTCTTCTGTAACTCCTCATtcaactataaaaaaaaaaaagacaaccagTGACAAATGAGCTATGTAAGTAATGGTTTCTTCCATGCTAAATATACAATGCCATTATCTTCAatatgttgcaacttgcaagaccGAAGTAGGATCTTAAAGATATACCTTACTGTTACTGAGACTTTTAGTATTTATGAGGCAAGGTATAGAGACCGTTTTAACTAAAAATGGCAGATGTACTCAAGCACTCCATGAATAGATGCTTAAAAGAAATATGGCGctaaaaaaatcatgattttAAGCCATATTCTCTGTACAAAAATCCACCAATAACATGAGACAGAACTGCCTTTTAGACCTTTCGAGTTTGACCTACTAGTCTAGTTCATTGTCTACCATAAAAATGAGTGAAATTATAACATCTATTGAAATCCTTTGATATGCATGAATTCAGCTTTTCACCTAATATGTTCTTTTTATATGTGatgctgcaaaaaaaaaaaactaagtaaTATACCATTCACCTTCTTTTTATCTATCACAGAGGGTTATAAATTGGCATAGGCCAGGAAGCATTAATCAAATAACCGTTTGCAGACAATAATCCAATAACGATCAAATGATCTAGATATTGAATCTAAACTAGCACAGAAAATTACACTAGATCATACATTTCAGATAGAGGCAATAACAAGACAGTTCTCCCAAGATTATAAACTATAAGCAGTGTTCATTATCAATATTATTTTACGGCTAAAACCACTTACCAGATCTGCTTTCCTTTCAGATTCCTCAACTGCTTTTGACAGTTCTTGGACACGTTTCTCATATATTTCAATATTCGGTGGTTTATATGTTTGAGAAACATCGTTTTGAGAAACCGCGCTAGTAGCAGAGCGTGCTTTTGAATATCTGCGGAGCATCACATCATTGATATGCGTCTGAAGTGCTACACATATTTCCTCGCCCTAAATATCAGATGGTTATTTCACAGCCTACACATAGTATGAATTATTTCCTGGTAGAGATTTAAAACTAACCTGCTTAGTTTCAAACTGAAAGATATGAAGAACACCAGCGACTCTCATTTTAAAGAAAACAGCGGTATTGCTGCTCCCAAATTGCATGATATCTCTCAGTTCTGCAGAATGAAGATATTCCTTGGGAACCGGACGGAAAAAATGAACCTGCATTAACGCAGAAAAAGAAATTAGCTAAAACTGGCAGAAAACGTATAGCATTTCAACATGTGGTTAGGCATCAGACCCCTCGTTTGTTTATTCCCAGAATGATTCTTCCAGGTAAAAGTCCTATTGGATCATCAATCTTCCGGACACTGAAGAAAACTGAGTTCCCATATGGAAGAGtccttaagattctgagaaactGTTGCCTTGCATCATCTTTTGACAGATGTTCCTGAATGCAACAATAAAGCACTTAGGTAATTGAGAAGTATCAAGCATATTTTGCATGTAAGTTCGAATTGAGAAATTTACTATTTCATCACAACTTACATTGAAATAATTCATTTGAGagaataataaattaatttagaTTTGCAAAACCTCCCCTTTCTTACAACTAGAGGTTAGTCAATCATTGATATGATGGACGCAAGCCATGGAGTTGAATAGGAAAAGTATGTTACAAATTGAATAGACATAAAATAATTAGATCGAGTTTGTGTGGTATCATAAAGTTGTACAGATAGGTAAATACCATTAACTGATAGCGTGAGACAATGTCAAGCTCCCAGTCTCGCTTTGCTCTTGTAATTGCAACTTGTCTGGGTAGAAATCTCTCTAAAAGAGATATCCATTCACTAGGAAGACAAGAAAATTTCATGTCAATAAAACAAAAGGATGTATCTTATTGTTACAATCGCTGAGACTACATTCAAGAGTGCAATGGGAGATCAGGCAGGGCCTTACAAAATACTTACACACAAGACTCAGGATTGTCAACAAAGCCAATTTCGACCAATATTTGCAGAGCAGATAGCTGTGCAGCATCATCCCTACCTACTGGATAGTttcctaaaatataatcatgttgTAACTGCATAGCAATTATATTAGTCAGCACTTCCAAGGAAACAATATTACTTCTGTAACGTAAGAATTGGCAGCACTTCAATCAGCTGCCCAGGCCAGTACCTGGACATAAGATAGCTGAACAAACATTGGATCAGTTATAGCCTCATCGGACTCACGGAAGAGGCGTTTTTTAAATACAAGTTTGCAGTGTAAAATTTCTCCTTTGTTCCGATCCTTGGCTGCCTTGAATTCAGATAGGAGGTCACCAATATATTTGTTATCATCTAAACCAATGTACTCCTCTGTGTATGAAAAGTAAGGAAACAAAAGTGCTGTTAAAAACAACAGAAAGGGAGGAAAAGGTAGCCTTGTGACTTTGTACTGAAAGAAATACCATTGCCAACATCTGAAGACTTGGATCCATTAACAACCTTTCGGCATTCAAAAAGGCTGAAACTAGAATATACTGAAAGTTTGATAATGCCAGCAAGTTCCTGTCATTATAAAATGTTATGTTTCCTTAGATCTTACAACTTCAAATACACCGTACAGAAACAGTAAAAACTATACAAAAAGTTCTGATGAATAATACAATAGTGTTTCTGATATTCGAACCGAGTTGTGATGTTGGGAATCTCTGCTCTGTGGCAACCAGAAGCAAGACCTAAGTACCTAATAATTTGAAGTAGAACTATTTTTGTATGGAAAcattgaaaatatattttggcaTAAAACATGAAATCAATTAACTGTCCTCAGTCCCCATGCACATAAAAGAGATATATTCATagtttttactccctccgtcccataatataagggattttagagggatatgacacatcctaggACAACGAATCTAGTCAGGAgcttgtctagattcgttgtcctacgatgtgtcacatccctccaaaatcccttatattatgggatggagggagtacctattTAACAAGCCCATCAGTTGGCTAAAAATCATGCCATGCTCATATGGTTATTATTAAACTACCCGACCAATAATAGCTTAATCACATGAAAGTTGCACCCGTACCAACAAAATATTATATGTGTCTGACTGAATTATTCTGAAGAACTCAACAGCATTAGCATATATCAATTTCAAATCTACTTGCAGAGGAGAAATGTAAATACCTCAACAGCATCAGCAACAGTTGTTGCCATGTCATATGTGATCTCTTCAAAAGTTTCAtccaagaaaaaaacaattgttGTAAGCTTACGGCTGGATAAAAGAGCCTCTATCTCCTCCCGTGCAGGAATTGTAACCCTAGGGCCTGCCTTAACTGAGCGTTTCAGTGCATTTAGTGTGTTAAGTGCTAGAACTCGAACATCAGAATCAGTTGTAGCGCCATGAGCAATGTAGTGAACATACTCAGACAAGTATGCTCCAATATCTTTGCTTGGTGGCATGGATGACGCACATAAATACATAAGCTCCCAAGCTCTTATTAACCAAGCCCTGTAAGTACAAATAATAACATTCATAAGATGGTTGTATCCCATCGAATTGCTATCCATGAGAAATCTGCTTCATACCTGTCGGGATTGTTACGTGTTTGTTTTGAAATCTGTGCAAAGAGCTCATCTCTCAGTTCAGAACGTTTCAAAGTATGCTTGTAAAGCTTTGCAACAAGTTCAATTCTTTCATCCAAACTTATTATTGCTGGGGAATCGATGCCCATGTACTTCAGTATGACATGGAATAACTTAATTGAACGGCTTACAAGGTCACTACTTATTTTTAGCAATGACGTTGGAATAGGATCCTGCAAAAATAGACCAAAGAAACTCTGAATAATAGAAGCATCGCCATTTTTATCATAATCTTATACTTTTGCAAAGGATTTGAAAACATAAACAAATTGCTCAAAATGCAACCTAACAGATAATGTGGGGATTGATGGCATCACCTTTTGGAAGcacaacatatcttccaaggtGAACTTTTCACGAACATGTGGTCCCACAGATTTCTTCGAAAAAAAACCACGTTTTCCAGCTGAATGGATCTGTTTTTGCATTGCCTTCAGAAAGCCCTCTACCTGTCATATACTCATATTTCAGTACTACGATTAACATGGCAGtcatattaattcattatgCATGCGTACTGACACTAATAATCGATTCTATTGAAATATTTCCATGCTCCTATTGAATCACTGCAGTCTACAGGTACTGAACGCAGGGacaaaatttacaaataaaCACAGAACTCTAACGAACTAAGTTAAATCCAAGATTCAAGTATGATCCAGTTTACAACCAATGAGAAGATTGTGAGGAGCCTTTCCCAATTCTTCAGCCTGGTAAGTTTCCTACTTGCAAATACTAATGTTAAGGACAAAAGGACTAATGACAACGAGGTAGACAAGCCTATTTATTCAAGTTAGAATAGTGCAAAATGCATAGCTATATGAATACTTATCCTTTCTCTCAATATGTCACCATCCATTTATAGAGAAAACATCAATTCTTAGTTGTTACAGGATCTCGTCAAATTTATTGCATGGTGATAATTATGATGGGCATCTTCCGTCTCAAACAATCAACTGTTGCAATTGTTCAGCAAAACAATGCCTCAGCTCTAAAGTGTACGCTCTTGTAAACCACTAAAGGCACAACATGGTCATCAATCGTAATGTAAACAATTGAACATGGATGAGATATTGCTATCGCCATGGGATGTATCACACCATTGGGAATGCTAGCATATACCTGGAACCTATCAATAAGTGGAATTGCTCCAGCAAGTTCCGGAGGTATGGACATAGACAAAGTCGTCGGGGTACTGCAAAAACAGTAATGCAGAGAGTAAATAGGGATCCATTCTACCTCACAGAGCAAATAAAAATCGCATGTGAATGTGCACGGAACACAGCTTGGTAAATAGGGATCCAATGGCGAAGTTCAGAATAACAAAAAATTTGGTACCCGAAGCATTTAAGCAGTAGTAAGGTAGGCCAGGATTCAAGTACAACAAACACACCCAATTATAGCGACACTAATCCAAAATAAATGAGTAAATCCTTCTCTCAACCCAACTTTTCCTCTACTTTCCAGCAGCCTGGGAAACTTTTAGGTAATCATACACAATAGAAAATTCAAAACCTCAGACGAACAAAACTTATCCGAAATTTCAGCAGGAAATCAAAAATCGCTAAACCGACAGCAGAAACACCAGGAGGAGGAGACAAGCACTCACGGTGGCGCGAAGCTGTAGCCGTCGCTGTCGtacccatcgccgccgctggcgccgccACCGTTCATGCTGGAGGTCGCCGAGCCATGCAGCGGCGTGGCGGCAGTAGCCGCGCCGTTGCttccaccgacgccgccggccgccatctCCCTTATCCACCCCGCTCCTCAGAGACGCAACCCCTCAACCTCAAGCCTCAACTCCCATCCACCACGCAGCAATCGCTACCAACCACCACCAGAACCCCCTGAACCCCCTGAACCCCGCCCCCGTTAGCCGGCGTGGAGCAGGCGAGCAGCGCGGCCCTCAGATCCAGCGACACCCAAAAAACGCAAGCAGAAGCACCAGCTCAGAGCTCCGCGCCCCTCCCCGCTCCGTGCAGCTCGACGAATGGACGCAGATCCCGCCAATGCAGGCCTCGAAAGTATAGACAGACAGCTACTCGCACGGCGTGTCGGGGTGTGGGGAGAGGaccgggtcgccgccgcgtccgcccgCGGCCGGCAGGACGAGATCCAAGCCaaggggcggcgcggggcggtgcaggaggaggaggagagagagagagagagagagagagagagagagagagagagaggagagagagagagagagaggtgggagggAGACAGGGAGAGGCGAGGGGCTCACGAGAGGGAGGAGTAGTGGtggcgaggacgaggaggcggaggcggaggattAAAGAAATCACGCAGCAGCGCCAGCGAGGGAATTACTACTCGCTCTCGCTTCGATTTTGATTTTTCGGGGGGGAGGTGCGCTTGAGGAGAACAGTTTgcgttgtttttttaaaaaaaaaaaaaaaaagaagaagcaagGGGGGAGGTGTCCTGTTGGGCCCACTCTACAGTGATGACATGGCCGTCAAGCGTGAACCGCGCGATGAGCAACGTGACACACAGCATGCATCCTGACGTGAAGATTTTTACTTCTCGTACTCTAGTCCAGGCAGTAGATGAGTTGATTTTCATTTGCCTATTTGCAGCTTCACGTATTAGTATAAACATAGAGTCGTATCTGGTATGCAATGATATGCTAATGGTAATACTggtaactcttttttttttggattttatagtACGTACTGAATCACGCAATTTATTTGTGCAATGAAGTGAAGCGTACTAAACCAAAATGCATTCATTTACCCCGCATGAGTTGGAATTGAACGAATCCCATGTCGgatgtccccccccccccccccccccgcgatTCCACGTGTAGCGATTATGGGTCCTACGGGAGAGCAAATAGGATATGACATCGCTTTCTGTCCCGTTCCTCCCATCTCAAATTCTTAATTTGTCCTGGCATTTTGCAAGCCTATATATTCCTTCAATATTGGGAATGTTGTTGCATCCAGCCTACTCCTCCTAGTATAACggcaaacaagaaaaaaaaacattaagtTTGGCAGAACGTGGTGTCCTCGAACTCGTTTTGCAGTAAAACCGAGAAACATCCGGTATACTACTATCGATTTTGCTGGCGCCGCTTGTGCAGTTGTGCTGATATAGTGGGTGTATAGATGGTagtgaaaataaattttattaaattttagcattaactaaatgtaagtattttttaacaacttaaaaataatgctccctccgtctcaaaaataACAACTTTTATCTCTCAGAAtttgtttgaaaatataacaacttctccatcaacattctcttctcaaccaatcacaacctttcATCATTCACTTTTTCCACCTATCTCACTAATCATCTAATCATAACCTCCACCATTCATTTCTACATACTTTCTTAACAATTGTGTCTAACTCTTAACGATGGATGGAGTACAGGATTAAAAATAATGTCAATCTAACATCCCCGTAGAGCGCGAAGCAACTGGCCAGACTACTGTTCGCGTGGCCGTGCACCGCCACCTAACGACGGCATCTCGCGGCCCAACACGCGCGGCGGCAATAAGGGGAGAGAcgacgagctagctagctagccgcaCCGTGCACACGCGCGCCCGCAGCAGAAGCAGCAAAAAATTCCAATCAACCGAGCAGGCGGCGGTGTGGTTATACACGGTGGTGCGTGGGGTTTCCGCGGCGGCCACGGACCATGGCGAGCCGGCGAGACGGCGAGCGAGCTTGACGTGTACCTTTTGTCGATTTCTCACGAGTACGTACTGTACACGGTATCTGAGGCGAGAGATTAATTGCAACACAGAAAGGAGAGGGAGATCTCGTCCCCATTTTTATGCTAGTTTTACTTCGATCCGCCTTTGTTCGGGCCCCGGTTGGACGCAGCGTAGGCCTACCATGTGAGATGCCAGGGAGAGAAGTGAGAACACCAATGATGTATCATGAGTACGCACGTACGCTGATAACGAAAGAAATCGTGCAGCAAACGCTCGATGTGTAGTACATAGCATGACACTTGCTGAATGCTGATCCCCTGAAAGCGTAAGCTGGGATTAGTTCGGCATCATCTACGTCGCCGTCGACAGCTATTGTTTGTAGTGTGTCTAGCTTTTTTGTTGGTCGTAGTCTGGATATCAAAGTCAAGAAAGCTCAGGAATTCCCTTCAAGTTTTGCCAAAGGGTATTTAGTGGCTACGGCTAGATAGCTAGGACACTGCATCATGCATGTATATTTACTGACCGGTTGTTAGCTGGACAAGCCAACAGATAGCCAGCGACAATCGCACTACGAGTCTAGAATAATGCTACTGATTATCTGACTGTATCTATACATATCCAATTAAGCAGCTACTGTACTGATGTTTTATGAAGGAATGTACAGGTAACTAACCAAAGAGGGTCCATTAAACAATTCCTATGCTCCAAACGGATCTGTTCTTCACAGGGGTCACGAAGCCATTGCGGGATTGAAAACATCTCTCAGTTTTTATTGAAGAAAAAGGTCCAAATTTATTTGGAAAACTCGTGAAATTCggacaaaatttatcaaaaattaaattttagttcgATTTTTTAAATCTAATTGGTTTAACAAGGGTTTGTACTAAAGCTATCTCAATTCTCaaaacttcttcttcttctttttggcAACCGAATGATGTGCATTTCTACGAACCATGTATGAGGTGAATAAAAGTCAGAGAATATAAACTATTCACTTCGTCTTATAATATAGCAATTTAAAAGTGGATGGGATATtttatagtacaatgaatctgtacAGATTTTATTGTAGTATGAATTGTCTTATcatggacggagagagtataataCAGTTGAATCAACGAGGAGATCCCACCATCGTGTAAAGACTAAAATAAGTGTACCCCTCTTAATGTTTGGACAGCCTTTTCTCCTTTTTGGCTAAATACAATCGTTTTAATCTCTAGtaacaagttttttttaaaaaaaaaaattctaacacACTGATGTGTAATCACGAAAGCCGATTATTGCTAATGAACTCGTACCATTACCACGAGGAAGGAACGCCCTGCTGACAGGACGGTTTGGTCTCGGGATGTACAAAAAAGACCCCGGTTGAATGTACATGTTCCAGCCCCGATTTTGCCACATCACGCATGGTtaaagcaggtacaatagcagggtgggatcaggtattaatagtataataagcaactattgtataaattggttaTTACATTgtctatagatgatttgaagctagtagtAGGCTGCACTATTGACCTTCCTCTTTAAACGTTGATAGTGTTGAAAATTTTGCACAGAATTAAAAGATGCGTGTGGGAATTAGCGCGGGGTCCGAATTAGCGGCTGAGCCGCTCTGGCAGCTATTGGACCCCTCAAGCTAGTCCCAGATGGAATGCACGTACGCACCGTCGCACCGTCCACTGCCGCACCAGACGGCCACGAAAACGACGCGGCGCTTGCTGTACGTTCAACGAGGGCGCCGACCCGGATCACCAAACTCGAAATGCACTTGCGTTGAGAGAGACACTGTCACGTACTACGCCGCGGGCCGCGGCGAGTAAAAAAGACGTGACCCCGCCCGCCTCGCGTATATGTAATGTACCGGTTTTCTATCTTGATTGCTCGCGTCGCACCCGGCAAACGCATCCAATCCAACCACCAtcaacgttttttttttccaaggacAAGGATCCGTGTCGGAGACGGAGGACGGCATTGAGTGGGCGTCACGTATTTCCGCGAGGCCTGAGCCGTGAACGAATGAATACGTCTCGGCTGAGGCTGAAGCCTCGAGTGCCTGGCTGCCTGCTCCTGCTGTTGCCCGTGGAGACAGCTGCTTCTGCCTATACAGAATAACAGAAAAATGACGGTTTCCACCATGGCTggatggctggctggctggccggCGGCATGTTGGGTCACTTTcgaaaagaggaaaagaaaacagcGAATGCGTACAGCAAACGGTGCTCGCCCGCACAGTTGTTGCGTCATGTGATCCAGTGGTCCGTGGGATTGCATTTTTCGTCCTCGATATACTAGTAGTACATACCTGTTATTCGTGCGGTTCAGCCGAATAATGTTCAGAAAAAGCCATCGCACATCGGGTCCGTCTGGGCTCGAACTTGTCCCTTCTGGATCTTTGGTCCTTGAGCCGGTAGTATCCAACAACCAACACCAACACTACTGGGATCTGGAAAGTAAAACGGTCATCCACAGGTTCAGAATAAAAAAGGGCACAGCTTGCAACACACTATGCAGAAGCACTACTACAGTCTATACTAACAGATCATGTGTGCGAGCCACGGTTTTGGGCCTTTTGGCACCTATCTTCTCTGGGGTGCAAAGAGGTTTTAAACCAAAGCTGCACATAGTGCCGGGGAAGACAGAAATAACAAACAAGCCAAGAATAGAACATCTAACAAGTTGAATAGGCGATGACTTTATTCATGCCTCGTAAACATGGCAAACCATTCCaaacaataaaaagaaaagtagGCGCTTGACAAATATTCTTGACCTACTGAAAAAGAAATGCCTCGTAATCTAACATGCTGAGTTCTATCTCTCACCGTCGTCTCAAATTTTCACCTCAACAGATGTAGCGTCCACTGCCTACTCTCAATCGTCTTTGCATCATCTGAAACTGTTCAATGAAGCTATATATTCTACCATTTCAAGAAGGTATTGTTCAAAAAAAGGAGGTGCCTCCTTGGATTGCAAGTAAACAGCCAAATATCAATGTTGCTTCAGGTCGAGAAGTCTCTTCCGCAATGTCTCCATAACTGATTGGATCTTATCTGATATCTTCTGGTAAAGCCATCTCTGAGCCGCTTCATCTAGTCCGTCTGGCATGATGCTTggccaacccttcctttcaaaagaTGAATCCTGAGGTACTGTTCTTGCTGCCTGCTTCAAGCTTGGCAGATCAAACTCCACTGGCTCTCCAACGATGATATGTATCTCCTTGTTCCAAAGAGGCACTGGCGGTCGACGCCCAAAAAATGATTTCTCTGGCATGACCTACAACCAAGTGGGGAATATATGGACAATATTCTATCAAAATTATCATAGTTTTTATCCGGAAAAAACAAATACAGATTCACAAGTTGCTTGGGTTCAGTTGAGGTTTCATCAATGGAGAGTAAGCAATCCTCCAATCCATATATCTTGGACCTAGTtgtaattaaataaaaaaagacaaaattttaACCTATCAGATCACTTATCACACAACTTAGCTTCTTGCGTCAATTCTTCCCAATATTTTAATCTCATCCAATTGATTTGGGAATCAAACCCAAAATTCAGATGTTAAGTTCATCGAATAACAGAAGGATGGGCGGTACATCATGCAAAATTTTCATATTCCAGAAAGAGGAAGATAGCTTTTTATTTGGAAGCTGAAACTGCTACTGGCAAAAAATGTTGACATGCAGgaaatatatagatttatacAAACCTTTTCAAAGCCAGAATGCACAATAGGCAAAACAATTGGAGTTACTGGTGCTCGGACGATAAGACTGGCAGTTCCCCACTTCAGACGTCTGATTGGCTGATCATCTTGAGCTATTTTTCCTTCAGGGAATGAATGCAACTGTTTGAATATGTCATGACGAGATTTGAAATTAAATAAAGGCCAAAATTATGAGTAGAGATACAAGAACTGTCAATGATAGAATGGTCGGTGATAAAATGAAGAAAATGTGCATACCCAGTCTCCAGTGCTAAGCACTTCAAGGGCTTCAGTCATATGATCCTGATAAATTCCAGCACCTCGTGTGATCGGCACACATTTCCCTGTGCACACAATTATTTGTCAACAGCAGGATTGTCACATGATGCAGAGAATATTTATTAAGACAAAGATTGCCAAATTGTGATGTGCACAAAAACACCAATGTTGCACGAACTGAATTTCCCTAAAATGTAAGGTCAGGAGCAGCAAAAGAATAAAGAAGCTGAAAACAGAACAGAATATTTCAAATAGCAAATGAACTAGACACAACACATGTGTTAGACACGATAATATTGCTGTTGTGTTAGCACCAGCACAAATAGCACGGAAAGTACCAGAACATATCATTTGGTGGGAGATACTGAAAATCAGAGGGATAATTAAATGGTTAATGCCATCTATATG
This window of the Oryza sativa Japonica Group chromosome 4, ASM3414082v1 genome carries:
- the LOC4337323 gene encoding N-acylphosphatidylethanolamine synthase, whose translation is MEMEASAAEGGAAAAARTLRWAGRAGHLGGFPRAAVIAAVGAVAKAYASLLNTTTVHNADALLRLVSSRPPGTPLLTVSNHMSTMDDPLMWGFKGFPTTDAKLQRWVLTAEDICFRNVFMSYIFRLGKCVPITRGAGIYQDHMTEALEVLSTGDWLHSFPEGKIAQDDQPIRRLKWGTASLIVRAPVTPIVLPIVHSGFEKVMPEKSFFGRRPPVPLWNKEIHIIVGEPVEFDLPSLKQAARTVPQDSSFERKGWPSIMPDGLDEAAQRWLYQKISDKIQSVMETLRKRLLDLKQH
- the KIN14I gene encoding kinesin-like protein KIN-14I yields the protein MNGGGASGGDGYDSDGYSFAPPTPTTLSMSIPPELAGAIPLIDRFQVEGFLKAMQKQIHSAGKRGFFSKKSVGPHVREKFTLEDMLCFQKDPIPTSLLKISSDLVSRSIKLFHVILKYMGIDSPAIISLDERIELVAKLYKHTLKRSELRDELFAQISKQTRNNPDRAWLIRAWELMYLCASSMPPSKDIGAYLSEYVHYIAHGATTDSDVRVLALNTLNALKRSVKAGPRVTIPAREEIEALLSSRKLTTIVFFLDETFEEITYDMATTVADAVEELAGIIKLSVYSSFSLFECRKVVNGSKSSDVGNEEYIGLDDNKYIGDLLSEFKAAKDRNKGEILHCKLVFKKRLFRESDEAITDPMFVQLSYVQLQHDYILGNYPVGRDDAAQLSALQILVEIGFVDNPESCVEWISLLERFLPRQVAITRAKRDWELDIVSRYQLMEHLSKDDARQQFLRILRTLPYGNSVFFSVRKIDDPIGLLPGRIILGINKRGVHFFRPVPKEYLHSAELRDIMQFGSSNTAVFFKMRVAGVLHIFQFETKQGEEICVALQTHINDVMLRRYSKARSATSAVSQNDVSQTYKPPNIEIYEKRVQELSKAVEESERKADLLNEELQKKTKQERDMQKELEGLRDTLQSERQSIKEVTNDLDKLKSLCDEKDSSLQASLMEKTRLETRLKSGQGQESSNRTGVSGNHFERDTLPTVGTVNNSIEMLAKLEEELKSCKKELDASKELSKKLTMENNLLDQKVQRLERAKSEEKSNMERVYEDECCKLKSRIAELEQKLESRTRSLNVTESTLALRNAEVDTLQNSLKELDELREFKADVDRKNQQTAEILKRQGAQLIELENLYKQEQVLRKRYYNTIEDMKGKIRVFCRLRPLNDKELIEKDKNIVCSPDEFTVAHPWKDDKSKQHIYDRVFDANTTQEEVFEDTKYLVQSAVDGYNVCIFAYGQTGSGKTFTIYGSENNPGLTPRATSELFRVIKRDGHKYSFSLKAYMVELYQDNLVDLLLAKNATHQKLEIKKDSKGVVTVENVTVVNISSFEELRAIILRGSERRHTAGTNMNVESSRSHLILSIIIESTNLQTQSYARGKLSFVDLAGSERVKKSGSAGKQLKEAQSINKSLSALADVIGALSSDGQHIPYRNHKLTMLMSDSLGGNAKTLMFVNVSPAESNLEETYNSLMYASRVRCIVNDTSKHVAPKEIMRLKKLIAYWKEQAGKRSEDDDLEEIQEERTPKEKADNRLTS